The sequence GCAAGAGCAGCTCGCCAAGGGCGACCGGTTGGCGCTGCGCCGCGACGCTGGCGCCCGCGCCGGGGTGCTGGACAACGCCGGGAAGCCGATCGTGACCCCGCGCCCGGTCGTCCGGGTAGGGGTGCAGCCCAACGGTGTCGCCGACATCAAGGAGCTCGTCAAGGACCTCGACGCGGCGTTCAAGGCCATCCGCCCGGCGCTGGTCCCGGGCGTCGACCTGGCCGACCTGCCCGAGCGGGTGGCCAAGGCCGAGCCGGGCGCCTTCGTCGAGGTGGTGTCGCTCCGCGAGGAGGCGTACCGGCAGATCAAGCCCCGGATCTACGACCTGCCCGGCACCAAGTTCGTCTCCGACAAGATCGACCTGGCGCCCACCCGCGAGTTCGCCCGTGCGCTGCTCGGCACTGTCGACCCGGCGCAGGCCGACGACCTCGCCGCACACCCCGACCGGTACGTCGTCGGCGACCTGGTCGGGCACGGTGGGCTACAGGGCCGTTACGACGAACGACTGCGCGGCGGCCCCGGGCTGACCGTGGTGGTCGAGCGTCCGGCCGAGGGCGGCAAACTCGAACCCACCGGCGCCGAGTTGTTCCGTCGGGAGCCGCAGCCCGGGCAGGCGCTGAAGACCACGCTGGACGTCGCCGTCCAGAACGCGGCCGACGGGGCACTCCGCGCCGAGTCGCACCGCTCCGCCCTGGTGGCGCTCCGGATCAGCGACGGCGCTGTGCTCGCCGCGGCGAACGGCCCCGGCCCGGCCGGGGAGAATCTTGCCTTCGACGCCCAGGTGCCTCCGGGCTCCACCTTCAAGATGGTCAGCACGCTGGGCCTGCTGGACCGGGGCGCGGTCACCCTGGACGGTCCGGTGAACTGCCCGAAGACCTTCACTGTGGACGGCCGGTCCTTCAAGAACTCGGACAATTTCGAGCTCGGTTCGGTGCCGTTCCGCACCGACTTCGCCAAGTCCTGCAACACGGCGTTCGCCGCGCTGGCCCCGAAGCTCGGCGGCGACGGGCTGGCCGCCGCCGGCCGCACGCTGGGCCTGGAGGGTCAATGGGACCTCGGCACTGACGCCTTCACCGGCAAGGTCTCGACGGGCGGCAGCCCGGCCGAGCAGGCCGCCGCGTCGTTCGGGCAGGGCACCACGCTGGTCAGCCCGCTCGCCATGGCCGGTGCCACCGCCGCCGTCGCCCGTGGCCGCTTCGAGCAGCCGAAGCTGCTGATCGACCCGGCGCCGGCCAAGCCGGCCCCGGCCGGCGAGCAACTGAAGCCGGCCTCCGTCACGGCGCTGCGCACGATGATGCGCGAGGTGGTCACCGCCGGCACCGGCAGCGCGCTCAAGGATGTGCCGGGCGAGGTGTACGGCAAGACCGGCACCGCCGAGTACGACAACAACCCGGCCCACACCCACGCCTGGTTCGTCGGCTGGCGGGGCGACGTGGCGTTCGCCGTCTTCGTGGAGAAGGGCGGGGCCAGCACCGCCTCGGCCGTCCCGATCGCCGAGCGCTTCCTCCGCGCCCTCCCGGTCGGCTGACCCCACCACCCCGGG comes from Micromonospora vinacea and encodes:
- a CDS encoding penicillin-binding transpeptidase domain-containing protein, with the translated sequence MPLSYPRPHRPNPARRLAAAVTTALLTAGILVGCSGDDGPQRTVDAFLAGWRSGDLQAVGVIDPLGSKLPSADVSREIKELSGELAATPPTLTRRGEPKITKDIATTTVQVEWTLPGQTRWAYDREVRLAHGDDDQWQVIWEPKVVQEQLAKGDRLALRRDAGARAGVLDNAGKPIVTPRPVVRVGVQPNGVADIKELVKDLDAAFKAIRPALVPGVDLADLPERVAKAEPGAFVEVVSLREEAYRQIKPRIYDLPGTKFVSDKIDLAPTREFARALLGTVDPAQADDLAAHPDRYVVGDLVGHGGLQGRYDERLRGGPGLTVVVERPAEGGKLEPTGAELFRREPQPGQALKTTLDVAVQNAADGALRAESHRSALVALRISDGAVLAAANGPGPAGENLAFDAQVPPGSTFKMVSTLGLLDRGAVTLDGPVNCPKTFTVDGRSFKNSDNFELGSVPFRTDFAKSCNTAFAALAPKLGGDGLAAAGRTLGLEGQWDLGTDAFTGKVSTGGSPAEQAAASFGQGTTLVSPLAMAGATAAVARGRFEQPKLLIDPAPAKPAPAGEQLKPASVTALRTMMREVVTAGTGSALKDVPGEVYGKTGTAEYDNNPAHTHAWFVGWRGDVAFAVFVEKGGASTASAVPIAERFLRALPVG